From the Saccharomycodes ludwigii strain NBRC 1722 chromosome I, whole genome shotgun sequence genome, one window contains:
- the USV1 gene encoding Usv1p (similar to Saccharomyces cerevisiae YPL230W | USV1 | Up in StarVation (paralog of YMR182C | RGM1)), with protein sequence MKLQKQNNSTPIIGTQDNSTNRRPKRKRGSPKVFQCHGYGDCKMVFTRAEHLARHVRKHTGEKPFQCDTCLKFFSRIDNLKQHKESVHASIKGDNIDGNSEYDNNNNSNVRKRKKRNINVTTSYCTSKSDFLGTNDYMNKTEKPNPRTLVGHSAFLMNNDKIGTTTNDNNNNNNIYLPPHVNMKNGSNDKKYNIFFNPNTTESNISDTVRVIQEASNNAYQQQCITNMGHNNTNNMSNTGLLLHNNIKKFNNPLILSFDELMKNKQQLMINTAITASNNNNNNNKQASPPLTVVNPIKYHIGTNITAVDNNNTMNLNNHPRVPTTSPISQLVPSEINHNNNNNNNNNKHVTDIKLPNISTNTTTTMVNTFMNNKPSIIENQANVINTSIDTYNHNTSDSSINSSAASSPSSSNKKTSVRFMLSD encoded by the coding sequence ATGAAATTAcagaaacaaaataatagtacaCCAATTATTGGTACTCAAGATAATAGCACTAATAGAAGAcctaaaagaaaaaggggCTCGCCTAAAGTATTTCAATGTCATGGGTATGGTGATTGTAAAATGGTATTTACAAGAGCAGAACATTTAGCAAGGCACGTAAGAAAACATACTGGTGAAAAGCCATTTCAGTGCGATACATGCCTGAAATTTTTTAGTAGAattgataatttaaaacagCATAAAGAATCAGTACACGCTTCAATTAAAGGTGATAACATAGATGGCAACTCAGAATAtgacaacaataataatagtaatgttaggaaaagaaaaaaaaggaacatAAATGTTACCACAAGTTATTGCACTTCTAAGTCTGACTTTTTAGGGACAAATGATTATATGAATAAGACAGAAAAGCCTAATCCCCGAACATTGGTAGGACATTCAGCATTTTTAATGAACAATGATAAGATTGGTACTACGactaatgataataataataataataatatatatcttCCACCACATGTGAATATGAAGAATGGCTCTAacgataaaaaatataacattttttttaatccaaATACTACAGAAAGTAATATATCTGACACAGTTAGAGTTATACAAGAAGCTAGTAATAATGCTTATCAGCAACAATGTATCACAAATATGGGTCACAATAATACGAATAATATGAGTAATACTGGTTTATTACtacataataatattaaaaagtttaataaccctttaattttgagttttgatgaattaatgaaaaataagcAGCAGTTAATGATTAATACCGCCATTACCgctagtaataataataataataataataagcaAGCCTCTCCTCCTCTCACAGTAGTTAATCCAATTAAATATCATATTGGAACAAATATTACTGCTGttgataacaataacaccatgaatttaaataatcatcCGCGCGTACCAACAACATCGCCAATATCGCAACTAGTACCATCAGAAATAAatcacaataataataataataataataataataagcaCGTTACCGATATAAAGTTGCCCAATATTAGCACTAATACTACAACTACGATGGTGAATACTtttatgaataataaaccTTCGATAATAGAAAATCAAGCCAATGTCATTAATACTAGTATTGATACTTATAACCATAATACAAGCGATAGCAGCATTAACAGCAGTGCTGCTTCCTCTCCTTCATCATCGAACAAGAAGACCAGTGTCCGGTTCATGTTGAGCGATTAG
- the FAS2 gene encoding trifunctional fatty acid synthase subunit FAS2 (similar to Saccharomyces cerevisiae YPL231W | FAS2 | Fatty Acid Synthetase) produces the protein MPMKPEVEQELAHVLLTELLAYQFASPVRWIETQDVFLKDMKTERVVEIGPSPTLSGMAQRTIKNKYESFDAALSLQREVLCYSKDAKEIYYTPDPSELATDAAEPSGAPAAAAAAAAAPVAAAAPVAAAPVAAAAPVAAAAELPDEPVKASLLVHVLVAQKLKKPLDQVSTSKAIKDLVGGKSTVQNEILGDLGKEFGSTPEKPEEIPLAELSESMQDSFNGQLGKQSSSLISRLISSKMPGGFTVTVARKYLQSRWGLPAGRQDSVLLIALTNEPASRLGSEADAKSFWDSMAQKYASIAGVDLNAASASSGAGAGGASGGAGGATIDAAAFDELTKDQKVLARQQLECLARYLKIDLNNSERKFLKEKDNLVALQAQLDFLSEELGEYFVNGVNTKFSRKKARVFDSSWNWARQSLLTMYFEIIHGVLKNVDRELVSEAINIMNRSNETLIKFMEYHISHTDEEKGENYRLAKTLGEQLIENCKQVLDLDPVFKDISKPTGPNTTIDKNGNIEYKEIPREKVRKFSQYVQEMALGGPITKQAQPTIQDDLTRVYKAISSQVNEHGISEKTKLEFEKLYGELTKFLKASDEINTTASTTVVGEDDSLDTDSTKEVASLSNKSSIKTGVSATIPRETIPFLHLKKKAKSGEWIYDRLMTRSFLDGLEKAAVNGVTFKDKYVLITGAGIGSIGAGILQGLLQGGAKVIVTTNSFNKKTTDHFQALYAQWGARGSTMVLVPFNQGSRQDCEALINYIYDDEKKGGLGWDLDAVIPFAAIPENGIELENIDSKSEFAHRIMMTNILRMMGHVKKQKTSRGIETRPAQVILPLSPNHGTFGGDGLYSESKLSLETLFNRWHSESWGNQLTICGAVIGWTRGTGLMSANNIIAEGIEKMGVRTFSQKEMAFNLLGLLIPEVVELCQTAPVMADLNGGLQFLENLKEFTSKLRTDLYETSDVRKAVSIETAMEHKVVTGKNADAGYAKFEVQPKANIQLNFPTLKPYNEVKELSPYLEGMLDLEKVVVVTGFAEVGPWGSSRTRWEMEAFGEFSLEGCVEMSWIMGLIKYHNGKLKGRPYTGWVDAKTNEPVEDKDVKAKYESYILEHTGIRLIEPELFDGYDPKKKHMIQEVVIEEDLEPFETSKETALQFKHEHGEKADVFEIPETGEYSVKLLKGATLYIPKALKFDRLVAGQIPTGWDAKTYGISDDTISQVDPITLFVLVSVAEAFISSGITDPYEMYKYVHVSQVGNCSGSGMGGVSALRGMFKDRYKDEPVQNDILQESFINTMSAWVNMLLISSSGPIKTPVGACATAVESMDIGFETIVSGKAKICIVGGYDDFREEGSYEFGNMKATSNSIEEFEHGRTPSEMSRPATTTRNGFMEAQGSGIQVIMTAALALKMGVPIYSILAFTATATDKIGRSVPAPGKGILTTAREYQSNLKFPTPLLDMKYRRRQLKSRKSQVKAWAAAEFEALRDEATAIPEKDRAEYILERTAEIERESEVQVKAAQTQWGNEFYKNDPRIAPLRGALAAYGLTIDDLDVASFHGTSTKANDKNESATLNDMMKHLGRSEGNPVIGVFQKYLTGHPKGAAGAWMMNGAIQILNSGIVPGNRNADNIDQVMEQFEYVLYPSHSIKTDGIKAVSVTSFGFGQKGAQAVAVNPNYLYAAISEETYHKYAAKVGERERNAYKYFHNGMITNGLFVAKEHAPYDDDLEQHVYLDPLARVSSNKTGELVFHKKHIQESEEYIKKSTKKTAHAVSELIGDSSSTKGVGVDVELISEINVENPVFIERNFTEKEISYCKEQPSVQASFAGTWSAKEAVFKSLGVKSQGAGAPLKEIEIVRTSGTGPEVILHGTAKELATKANVKSVKVSISHDDLQSVAVAVSEK, from the coding sequence ATGCCTATGAAACCTGAAGTCGAGCAAGAATTAGCTCATGTTTTATTAACCGAGCTATTAGCTTATCAATTTGCTTCTCCAGTTAGATGGATTGAAACACAAGATGTTTTCTTAAAGGATATGAAAACCGAGAGAGTTGTTGAAATCGGTCCTTCTCCAACCTTATCTGGTATGGCGCAAAgaactattaaaaataaatatgaatCTTTTGATGCCGCTTTATCTTTGCAGAGAGAGGTTTTATGTTACTCCAAAGACGCCAAAGAAATTTACTACACACCAGATCCATCTGAATTAGCTACTGATGCTGCGGAACCAAGCGGTGCTcctgctgctgctgccgCCGCCGCCGCCGCTCCTGTTGCTGCTGCCGCTCCCGTTGCTGCTGCTCctgttgctgctgctgctcccgttgctgctgctgctgaaTTGCCAGATGAGCCTGTTAAGGCTAGTTTGTTGGTCCATGTCTTGGTTgcacaaaaattaaaaaaaccatTGGATCAAGTTTCTACTTCCAAAGCTATAAAGGATTTGGTTGGCGGTAAATCCACCGTTCAAAATGAAATATTGGGTGATTTAGGTAAAGAATTTGGTTCTACCCCAGAAAAACCAGAAGAAATTCCTTTAGCAGAACTCTCTGAATCTATGCAAGATTCATTTAATGGACAATTGGGTAAGCAATCCAGTTCTTTGATCTCTAGGTTGATTTCTTCTAAGATGCCTGGTGGTTTTACTGTTACTGTAGCCAGGAAATATTTACAATCTAGATGGGGTTTGCCAGCTGGTAGACAAGATTCTGTTTTGTTAATTGCTTTGACCAACGAACCAGCTTCCCGTCTGGGCTCTGAGGCTGATGCTAAAAGTTTCTGGGATTCTATGGCACAAAAGTATGCATCTATTGCTGGGGTTGATTTGAATGCCGCTTCTGCCTCATCTGGTGCCGGAGCTGGTGGTGCTAGTGGTGGTGCCGGTGGTGCTACCATTGACGCTGCTGCATTTGACGAATTGACTAAAGATCAAAAAGTTTTGGCTCGTCAACAGTTGGAATGTTTGGCTcgttatttgaaaattgatctaaataatagtgaaagaaaatttttaaaagaaaaggacaATTTAGTTGCTTTACAAGCCCAATTGGATTTCTTAAGTGAAGAATTAGGCGAGTATTTTGTCAATGGGGTTAACACTAAGTTTTCCAGAAAGAAAGCCAGAGTTTTTGACTCCTCCTGGAATTGGGCTAGACAATCTTTGTTGACCAtgtattttgaaattattcaCGGTGTTTTAAAGAATGTTGACAGAGAATTGGTTAGCGAAGCTATTAACATTATGAATAGGTCAAATGAAACTTTAATCAAGTTCATGGAATATCACATCTCCCATACTGATGAGGAAAAGGGTGAAAATTACAGACTTGCCAAGACTTTGGGTGAACAATTGATTGAGAATTGTAAACAAGTCTTGGATTTGGATCCTGTCTTTAAAGATATTTCCAAGCCAACTGGACCAAATACTACCATCGACAAGAATGGTAACATTGAATACAAAGAGATACCAAGAGAAAAGGTTAGAAAATTTTCGCAGTATGTTCAAGAGATGGCTTTGGGTGGTCCAATCACTAAGCAAGCACAACCAACTATCCAAGACGATTTGACTCGTGTTTATAAGGCTATTTCTTCTCAAGTTAATGAGCATGGTATTTCTGAGAAAACCAAATTGGAATTTGAAAAGTTGTATGGTGAATTaaccaaatttttaaaagccTCTGATGAAATCAACACTACAGCTTCTACCACTGTTGTAGGCGAAGACGATTCCTTGGATACTGATTCAACCAAAGAAGTTGCATCGTTATCAAACAAATCATCCATCAAGACTGGTGTTTCTGCTACTATTCCAAGAGAAACCATCCCATTCTTGCACTTAAAGAAGAAGGCCAAATCAGGTGAATGGATATACGATCGTTTAATGACTCGTTCCTTCTTGGATGGTTTAGAAAAAGCTGCTGTTAACGGTGTTACCTTTAAAGACAAGTATGTTTTAATTACTGGTGCTGGTATTGGTTCTATTGGTGCTGGTATTTTACAAGGTTTGTTGCAAGGTGGTGCAAAAGTCATAGTTACCACCAACTCCTTCAACAAAAAGACCACCGACCACTTCCAAGCTTTGTATGCTCAATGGGGTGCCAGAGGCTCTACTATGGTTTTAGTTCCATTCAATCAAGGTTCTAGACAAGATTGCGAAGCTTTgattaattatatttatgatgatgaaaagaAAGGTGGTTTAGGTTGGGATTTGGATGCTGTCATTCCTTTTGCTGCTATCCCAGAAAATGGTATTGAGTTAGAAAACATTGACTCTAAGTCTGAATTTGCCCACAGAATCATGATGACCAACATTTTAAGAATGATGGGGCATGTTAAGAAACAAAAGACTTCTAGAGGTATTGAAACTAGACCAGCCCAAGTCATTTTGCCATTATCTCCTAACCATGGTACTTTTGGTGGTGATGGTTTGTATTCCGAATCGAAGCTGTCATTGGAAACTTTATTTAACAGATGGCACTCTGAAAGTTGGGGTAACCAATTGACTATTTGTGGTGCTGTTATTGGTTGGACTAGAGGTACTGGTTTGATGTCtgctaataatatcattgcTGAAggtattgaaaaaatggGTGTTCGTACCTTTTCACAAAAGGAAATGGCATTCAACTTGTTAGGGTTATTGATTCCAGAAGTTGTTGAATTGTGTCAAACTGCTCCTGTCATGGCTGATTTGAATGGTGGTTTGCAATTCTTGGAAAACTTGAAGGAATTTACCTCGAAATTACGTACTGATTTGTATGAAACCTCTGATGTTAGAAAGGCTGTATCTATTGAAACCGCCATGGAACACAAGGTTGTAACTGGTAAGAATGCTGATGCTGGTTATGCCAAGTTTGAGGTTCAACCAAAGGCTAATATTCAATTGAATTTCCCAACTTTGAAGCCATATAACGAAGTCAAAGAGCTTTCTCCATATTTGGAAGGCATGCTagatttagaaaaagtGGTTGTCGTCACTGGTTTTGCTGAAGTTGGCCCATGGGGTTCTTCAAGAACCAGATGGGAAATGGAAGCCTTTGGTGAGTTTTCCTTGGAAGGTTGTGTGGAAATGTCTTGGATTATGGGTTTAATTAAGTACCACAATGGCAAACTAAAGGGACGTCCTTACACTGGTTGGGTTGATGCTAAGACCAACGAACCTGTTGAAGATAAGGATGTCAAGGCCAAATATGAGAGTTACATTTTAGAACATACTGGTATCAGATTGATTGAGCCAGAATTGTTTGATGGATACGAtccaaagaaaaagcaTATGATTCAAGAAGTTGTTATTGAGGAGGATTTGGAACCATTTGAAACTTCTAAAGAAACCGCTTTACAGTTTAAACATGAGCATGGTGAAAAGGCTGATGTTTTTGAAATTCCAGAAACTGGTGAATATAGTGTTAAGTTGTTGAAGGGAGCCACTTTATACATTCCAAAGGCTCTAAAATTTGATCGTTTGGTTGCTGGCCAGATTCCAACTGGTTGGGATGCTAAAACTTATGGTATTTCTGATGATACCATTTCTCAAGTCGATCCAATTactttgtttgttttggTTTCTGTCGCTGAAGcttttatttcttctgGTATTACCGATCCATACGAAATGTACAAATATGTTCACGTTTCCCAAGTTGGTAACTGTTCCGGTTCTGGTATGGGTGGTGTTTCTGCTCTACGTGGTATGTTCAAAGACCGTTACAAGGATGAACCTGTtcaaaatgatattttacaaGAGTCCTTTATCAACACTATGTCTGCCTGGGTTAACATGTTGTTAATCTCCTCTTCAGGTCCAATTAAGACACCTGTTGGTGCTTGTGCTACTGCTGTTGAATCTATGGATATTGGTTTTGAGACTATTGTCTCTGGAAAGGCCAAGATCTGTATTGTTGGTGGTTATGATGATTTTAGAGAAGAAGGTTCTTACGAGTTTGGTAATATGAAGGCTACTTCAAACTCCATCGAGGAATTTGAACATGGTCGTACTCCATCTGAAATGTCTAGACCAGCTACCACTACTCGTAATGGTTTTATGGAAGCACAAGGTTCTGGTATCCAAGTTATTATGACCGCTGCACTAGCTTTGAAAATGGGTGTTCCTATTTACAGTATTTTGGCCTTTACAGCTACTGCTACTGATAAGATTGGTAGATCTGTTCCAGCACCAGGTAAGGGTATTTTGACTACTGCCAGGGAATATCAATCAAACTTGAAATTCCCAACACCATTGTTGGATATGAAATACAGAAGACGTCAATTGAAATCACGTAAGAGCCAGGTTAAAGCATGGGCGGCCGCTGAATTTGAGGCTTTGAGGGATGAAGCTACTGCTATTCCAGAAAAAGACAGAGCCGAATACATTTTGGAGCGTACTGCTGAAATTGAGCGTGAGTCTGAAGTGCAAGTGAAGGCTGCTCAAACACAATGGGGTAACgaattttacaaaaatgaTCCACGTATTGCTCCATTGAGGGGCGCTTTAGCTGCATATGGTTTGACCATTGATGATTTAGATGTTGCTTCATTCCATGGTACGTCTACTAAGGCCAATGATAAGAATGAGTCTGCAACTCTTAACGACATGATGAAGCATCTAGGAAGAAGTGAAGGTAACCCTGTTATTGGTGTTTTCCAAAAGTACTTGACTGGTCATCCAAAGGGTGCTGCTGGTGCTTGGATGATGAATGGTGCCATTCAAATTTTGAACAGTGGTATTGTACCTGGTAACCGTAACGCTGACAACATTGATCAAGTTATGGAACAATTTGAATATGTTTTGTATCCATCTCACAGTATCAAGACCGATGGTATTAAGGCCGTTTCTGTTACCTCCTTTGGTTTTGGTCAAAAGGGTGCTCAAGCAGTTGCTGTAAATCCTAACTATTTGTACGCTGCTATTAGTGAAGAGACTTATCATAAATATGCTGCTAAGGTTGGCGAAAGGGAAAGAAATGCATACAAATACTTCCACAATGGTATGATTACTAATGGGTTGTTTGTTGCTAAGGAACATGCTCCTTATGATGACGATTTGGAACAACATGTCTACTTGGATCCATTAGCTCGTGTTTCCTCTAACAAAACCGGTGAATTGGTTTTCCATAAGAAACATATTCAAGAATCTGAGGAGTATATTAAGAAGTCTACCAAGAAGACTGCACATGCTGTTTCCGAATTGATTGGTGATAGTAGCAGTACCAAGGGTGTAGGTGTCGATGTTGAATTGATTAGTGAAATTAACGTTGAAAACCCAGTTTTTATTGAACGTAACTttacagaaaaagaaatttcgTACTGTAAGGAACAGCCAAGCGTACAAGCTTCCTTTGCTGGAACCTGGTCAGCTAAAGAAGCTGTTTTCAAGAGTTTAGGTGTTAAAAGTCAAGGTGCCGGTGCACCTTTGAAGgaaattgaaattgttaGAACATCAGGTACTGGTCCAGAAGTTATTTTACATGGTACTGCTAAAGAATTAGCCACAAAAGCAAATGTTAAGAGTGTTAAGGTTTCTATTTCCCATGATGATCTACAATCAGTTGCTGTTGCAGTATCTgaaaaatga
- the SSO1 gene encoding syntaxin (similar to Saccharomyces cerevisiae YMR183C | SSO2 | Supressor of Sec One (paralog of YPL232W | SSO1)) codes for MSNNNYNNPYGNNPYAEEEQPHELNNMNTGSSNNNNNDFVGFMNNINSVNTELDRYQGIVNQIDVLQKKLLTEVSEEQELTLRHQLDDLSAQASDLQYTLKQQIKECQRQALHDSSMQAQAENSRQKFLKLIQDYRIIEANYKEQNKEQAIRQYKIVQPEATDDEVEAAISDAGGQQVFSQALLNANRRGEAKTALAEVQARHQELLKLEKTMAELTQLFNDMEELVIEQQENVDVIEKNVSNAQQDVEQGVGHTEKAVVSARRARKNKIRCWIIVFIIFAVIVVVVVVPSVVETRKN; via the coding sequence ATgagcaacaacaactacaACAATCCCTACGGAAATAACCCGTATGCTGAAGAAGAACAGCCACACGAATTAAACAACATGAATACAGGTTctagtaacaataacaacaatgacTTTGTTGGTTTCATGAATAACATTAACAGCGTTAACACTGAATTAGATCGTTATCAAGGTATCGTCAATCAAATAGATGTTTTACAAAAGAAACTATTGACTGAAGTGAGTGAAGAACAAGAATTAACATTAAGGCATCAATTGGACGATTTGTCTGCACAAGCCTCAGATTTACAATATAcattaaaacaacaaattaaGGAATGTCAGAGACAAGCCCTACACGATAGTTCTATGCAAGCTCAAGCTGAAAATTCTAGacaaaagtttttaaaattgatcCAAGATTATAGAATTATCGAAGCTAACTATAAAGAACAAAACAAAGAACAAGCTATAAGACAGTATAAAATCGTCCAACCAGAAGCTACTGATGATGAAGTCGAAGCTGCTATTAGTGATGCTGGTGGCCAGCAAGTGTTTTCTCAGGCTTTATTGAATGCCAATAGGAGAGGTGAAGCTAAAACTGCTCTAGCTGAAGTTCAAGCAAGACATCAAGAACTTTtgaaattagaaaagaCTATGGCTGAATTAACACAATTATTTAATGATATGGAAGAACTAGTCATTGAGCAACAGGAAAATGTTGACGTTATTGAAAAGAATGTTTCCAATGCACAACAAGATGTTGAACAAGGTGTTGGTCATACCGAAAAAGCTGTTGTTAGTGCTAGAAGggcaagaaaaaataaaattagatGCTggattattgtttttataatttttgctgttattgtcgttgttgttgtcgtGCCATCAGTTGTGGAAActagaaaaaattga
- the NSL1 gene encoding MIND complex subunit NSL1 (similar to Saccharomyces cerevisiae YPL233W | NSL1 | Nnf1 Synthetic Lethal), producing MPREKISLSLTEFQTIYSQLRDNLGQRLVKSLPQQTNDDIVRSKAENYLQKYLLEAMEMAYKSLDIEQEQEQQEEYTEKEHDIRDILLKDDEKDVEPFDLELNEKVRKLYQDWETEVVNVTQLRKNGPRRLGTELDGLNNKLLERIDNEISDASHIASTDNNSVEFSIKDDDNSYSIGIKELNESSQELLGKVKKNQDVLGRKKDFVERNTQFKET from the coding sequence atgcCTCGAGAAAAGATAAGTCTATCGCTAACGGAATTTCAAACTATATATTCACAGCTAAGGGATAACTTAGGTCAAAGATTGGTAAAAAGTCTACCACAACAAACAAATGATGATATCGTAAGATCTAAAGCTGAAAATTAcctacaaaaatatttattggaAGCTATGGAAATGGCTTACAAATCATTGGATATTGAACAGGAGCAAGAACAACAGGAAGAATATACTGAAAAAGAGCATGATATTCgagatattttattaaaggaTGATGAGAAGGACGTTGAGCCATTTGATTTAGAATTAAACGAAAAGGTGCGAAAACTATATCAAGATTGGGAGACCGAAGTAGTTAATGTAACACAATTACGTAAGAATGGACCACGTAGATTAGGAACTGAATTGGACGGActgaataataaattattagaacGAATCGATAATGAGATATCAGACGCTTCTCATATTGCTAGTACTGATAACAACAGCGTAGAATTCTCCATAAAAGACGATGATAATAGCTATTCCATCGGcataaaagaattaaatgaaTCGTCTCAAGAGTTGTTGGGTAAAGTTAAAAAGAATCAAGATGTAttaggaagaaaaaaagattttgtGGAAAGGAATACTCAGTTTAAAGAAACCTAA
- the VMA11 gene encoding H(+)-transporting V0 sector ATPase subunit c' (similar to Saccharomyces cerevisiae YPL234C | VMA11 | Vacuolar Membrane Atpase) — MSKEINYAPDYAPIIGFSGCFFAMCLSCVGAAIGTSKSGIGIAGISTFKPELIMKSLIPVVMSGILAIYGLVVAVLIAGGLNPTETYTLFNGFMHMSCGLCVGFACLSSGYAIGIVGDVGVRKFMHQPRLFVGIVLILIFAEVLGLYGMIIALILNTRGSTS; from the coding sequence ATGTCGAAAGAGATAAATTATGCCCCCGATTATGCCCCAATAATTGGGTTTTCGGGCTGTTTTTTTGCAATGTGTCTAAGTTGTGTTGGTGCAGCCATAGGTACCTCTAAGAGTGGTATCGGTATTGCTGGTATATCTACCTTTAAACCTGAATTAATTATGAAATCCTTAATCCCTGTGGTTATGAGTGGTATTTTGGCTATTTATGGGTTGGTTGTTGCAGTTTTAATCGCCGGTGGTTTAAACCCAACAGAGACTTATACTCTTTTTAATGGATTCATGCATATGAGTTGTGGTTTATGTGTTGGCTTTGCCTGTTTAAGCAGTGGTTATGCTATTGGTATTGTTGGGGATGTTGGTGTTAGAAAATTCATGCATCAACCAAGATTATTTGTGGGTATAGTgcttattttgatttttgcAGAAGTTTTAGGATTGTATGGAATGATTATtgctttaattttaaacacTAGAGGGTCAACCAGTTAG
- the RVB2 gene encoding RuvB family ATP-dependent DNA helicase reptin (similar to Saccharomyces cerevisiae YPL235W | RVB2 | RuVB-like), which produces MSIQTLDQTQQQQQQLHSLSLIAAHSHITGLGLDPVTLQPKESSQGMVGQLKARRAMGVVYKMIKMGKIAGRCVLLAGPPSSGKTALARGLAQNLSSNDDDDKEQTGSSGSNTVPFTAIAGSEIFSLELSKTEALTQAFRKSIGIKIKEETELISGEVVEIQIDRSITGGQKQGKLTIKTTDMETIYELGNKMIDGLTKEKVVAGDVITIDKASGKITKLGRSFARSRDYDAMGADTKFVACPEGELQKRDTVVHTVSLHDIDVINSRTQGVLALFTGDTGEISSEVRDQINAKVAEWKEEGKAEIVPGVLFIDEVHMLDIECFSFINRALEDEFSPIVIMATNRGISQTRGTSYKSPHGLPLDLLDRSIIVTTTVYKEDEINTILKIRAQEEEVEINDAALALLTQIGSETSLRYASNLISVSNQIALKRKSNNNIIEVHDIKRAYLLFLDSKRSVEFVTQNESQYIDDNGKVEISSQKQNNATDLDAMDTTE; this is translated from the coding sequence ATGTCAATTCAAACATTAGATCAAACtcagcaacagcaacaacaactacaCTCATTATCATTGATTGCAGCTCATTCCCATATTACTGGTTTGGGTTTAGACCCGGTGACTTTACAACCCAAAGAATCCTCACAGGGTATGGTTGGTCAATTAAAAGCCCGTCGTGCTATGGGGGTTGTTTACAAAATGATTAAAATGGGGAAAATTGCAGGGAGATGTGTTTTGTTGGCAGGACCTCCAAGTAGCGGTAAAACTGCTTTGGCGCGAGGGTTAGCCCAAAATTTGTCTTCtaacgatgatgatgataaagaACAAACTGgtagtagtggtagtaatacGGTTCCGTTTACTGCTATTGCTGGTAGcgaaattttttctttggagCTTAGCAAAACTGAAGCATTAACTCAAGCTTTCAGAAAATCAATAGGAATCAAAATCAAAGAAGAAACTGAATTAATTTCTGGTGAAGTGGTAGAAATTCAAATTGACAGAAGCATAACTGGCGGACAAAAACAAGGCAAATTAACTATTAAGACAACTGATATGGAAACAATCTATGAATTGGGAAATAAAATGATTGATGGTTTAACGAAGGAAAAAGTCGTTGCTGGTGATGTTATCACTATTGATAAGGCTAGCGGAAAGATCACTAAATTGGGTAGGTCCTTTGCTCGCAGTAGAGATTATGATGCTATGGGTGCCGATACCAAATTTGTGGCTTGCCCAGAGGGTGAGTTACAAAAGAGAGATACCGTAGTCCATACTGTTTCATTGCATGATATAGATGTAATTAATTCTAGAACGCAAGGTGTGTTGGCCCTATTTACTGGTGATACCGGTGAAATCAGCAGTGAAGTTAGAGATCAAATTAACGCAAAAGTTGCTGAATGGAAAGAAGAGGGAAAAGCTGAAATTGTGCCAGGTGTCTTGTTTATTGATGAAGTTCACATGTTAGACATTGAATGTTTCTCCTTTATAAACCGTGCTTTAGAAGACGAATTTTCCcctattgttattatggCTACCAATAGAGGTATTTCACAAACAAGAGGTACTTCTTATAAATCGCCACATGGCTTACCACTGGATTTATTAGACAGATCTATTATAGTTACGACCACTGTATACAAGGAAGATGAAATAAACacaattttgaaaattagGGCACAAGAGGAAGAAGTGGAAATTAACGATGCCGCACTTGCTTTGTTAACCCAGATTGGATCTGAAACTAGTTTGCGTTATGCTTCTAATTTAATATCTGTTTCTAACCAGATTGcattaaaaaggaaaagcaataataatataatcgAAGTTCATGACATTAAAAGAGcgtatttattgtttttagatAGTAAAAGGTCTGTTGAATTTGTGACCCAAAATGAAAGTCAGTatattgatgataatgGGAAAGTCGAGATCTCTtctcaaaaacaaaacaacgCAACGGATTTAGATGCAATGGATACTACCGAATAA